From the Synchiropus splendidus isolate RoL2022-P1 chromosome 3, RoL_Sspl_1.0, whole genome shotgun sequence genome, the window TGGTGAGACCACTGTTTCCATCTGTGGGGCGCTGAAGATGTAACGCGCTGCGCTGTGTCCGTGAAGCTTCCAGATAAACTCATCTCCAGCCTGGTGAAGTACTACTACAGCTGGAAgaaaaccagaaccagaacctcaGTGATGGACCGGCAGGCCCGGCGGCTCATCAGTAAGCGAGAGAAGGACGACAGGTGAGAGAAGCGTCACGCACCAGTGTCAGTCACAGGTTATCTCACCGCTGCTTTGGGGTTCTAGTAATGACGACATGGAAGAAGGAGAGCCAGGCAGCGACAGCGACTTCGAGCTGGATGCGAAAAAAGAGGTGAGTCAGTGTTGCCCTGAAGTTTGTGGTGAGGTGACCTCATTGATGCCTTTCATCCTGCAGGCGTCCAAGCAGACGCCCAGCAGCACCGGCTCGGACAAACTGACCCCAGGCCGTACTGGTCCAGTTAAGAAGGAGAGCCTGGGAGCCCAGTACAGGCACCACCCGCTCCGAGCTCGGCGCCGGCCTCCGAAAGGCATGCATCTAGAGCAGGCTGACATCACCTCATTGTCGGCCTCCCACGACGCCGGCGTGATGACCATCAGACAGCTGGACACTCAACTGGTGTCCCTGAAGAGACAGGTGAGGATGGGACCTCCTGGTTGATGTGCGAGAACTTGGCTCATCTCATTGTGACGTTGCAGGTTCAGAGCATCAAGCAAATGAACAGCAGCCTGAAACAGAGTCTGAGTGAAGGGGTCTCCAGCATGAGACCATCCGAGGTAGAATCTGACATCATCCATCTTTGTCTCTCCTCAAATAACCTCCTGTCGTCTTCAGGGGACCCTAAAAATGAACTCTCGCTGGACGagtgaggagcagctgctggctgTGCAAGGTCAGTGTCTCACCACCACGACTCCAACACATCAGCCTTTGACCTTCAAACGCCCCTCATCCCACACTCTCAATGTTTCAGCCATACGCCGCTACGGCAAGGACTTCTCAGCCATCGCCGAGGTGATCGGGACCAAAACATCTGCTCAGGTGATGACACAGCCATGTGACTGAGCTGGTgctcctctccccctccttccctgctGACGGCTCCTCTCTCTGCAGGTCAGCTCCTTCTTCGTCAGCTATCGTCGGAGGTTTAACTTGGACGAGGTGTTGAGGGAGTGGGCGGCCGAACAGGTGGCCTGCACCAGAGACCAGAGGGCCAGCGATGAGCTGATCCctcctccagaaggaggagcgGAAGAGGACGAGGTGAGCAGCGGCAGCTTCACTCTCCTCACAGCTGCAGTCCACCTTCATGAATGTTCTGCTACGCATCCtcagatgaagatggaggactCGCCCTCTGACACCGCCGGCAGCTCCTCACCCCCTTCGTCCACCCAGACCGCCTCCTCGCTCTCTCAGCCTCCCCCGCTGCTGCGCCCCGCTCCACCCTCAGCACCTCCGAGCCTGCTCAGGCAGCCGCCTCCCCTGCAGACCCGCCCTCTCCAGAACCGGACACCCCACAACCACCCTCCCCCACCGCTGATCCGCCCTGCTGTCTCCACCTCCGGCTCCACCACCTCACAGATGCCTCCCTCACTGGTGGGACTGAAGATGGAGCAGCCCACCTCGCACTGACACACACGCGCCGCAACTACCTGAACTTCCTTAATAGAAACCTTTGGACAATTTCCAGGCCTTTTAGTCTCCATGGTAACTGCTGATCATCTGACAGCACATGCTTATCGTGTGTGCGTGAGAAGATTAAAGATGGCGGCAGCTTCTGAGAAACAGTGTGAAGAACCCTCAGCTTTAAAACTTGCTCACGCGCTACATTTCACACAGCCACGGTGGCGGGTGGGATATTGATTCCACAGCAAAGT encodes:
- the rcor2 gene encoding REST corepressor 2 isoform X1 produces the protein MPSVMERSGAGVLSRSRAKTVTNGNSQPHSEEESSDEEHTHDSMIRVGGDYQAQIPEFKPDSPNRFDKDQRSMLVWCPSSQLSDTMLDEYILMAKEKHGYNMEQALGMLLWHKHDVERSLADLANFTPFPDEWTVEDKVLFEQAFSFHGKSFHRIQQMLPDKLISSLVKYYYSWKKTRTRTSVMDRQARRLISKREKDDSNDDMEEGEPGSDSDFELDAKKEASKQTPSSTGSDKLTPGRTGPVKKESLGAQYRHHPLRARRRPPKGMHLEQADITSLSASHDAGVMTIRQLDTQLVSLKRQVQSIKQMNSSLKQSLSEGVSSMRPSEGTLKMNSRWTSEEQLLAVQAIRRYGKDFSAIAEVIGTKTSAQVSSFFVSYRRRFNLDEVLREWAAEQVACTRDQRASDELIPPPEGGAEEDEVSSGSFTLLTAAVHLHECSATHPQMKMEDSPSDTAGSSSPPSSTQTASSLSQPPPLLRPAPPSAPPSLLRQPPPLQTRPLQNRTPHNHPPPPLIRPAVSTSGSTTSQMPPSLVGLKMEQPTSH
- the rcor2 gene encoding REST corepressor 2 isoform X2 produces the protein MPSVMERSGAGVLSRSRAKTVTNGNSQPHSEEESSDEEHTHDSMIRVGGDYQAQIPEFKPDSPNRFDKDQRSMLVWCPSSQLSDTMLDEYILMAKEKHGYNMEQALGMLLWHKHDVERSLADLANFTPFPDEWTVEDKVLFEQAFSFHGKSFHRIQQMLPDKLISSLVKYYYSWKKTRTRTSVMDRQARRLISKREKDDSNDDMEEGEPGSDSDFELDAKKEASKQTPSSTGSDKLTPGRTGPVKKESLGAQYRHHPLRARRRPPKGMHLEQADITSLSASHDAGVMTIRQLDTQLVSLKRQVQSIKQMNSSLKQSLSEGVSSMRPSEGTLKMNSRWTSEEQLLAVQAIRRYGKDFSAIAEVIGTKTSAQVSSFFVSYRRRFNLDEVLREWAAEQVACTRDQRASDELIPPPEGGAEEDEMKMEDSPSDTAGSSSPPSSTQTASSLSQPPPLLRPAPPSAPPSLLRQPPPLQTRPLQNRTPHNHPPPPLIRPAVSTSGSTTSQMPPSLVGLKMEQPTSH
- the rcor2 gene encoding REST corepressor 2 isoform X3, which produces MIRVGGDYQAQIPEFKPDSPNRFDKDQRSMLVWCPSSQLSDTMLDEYILMAKEKHGYNMEQALGMLLWHKHDVERSLADLANFTPFPDEWTVEDKVLFEQAFSFHGKSFHRIQQMLPDKLISSLVKYYYSWKKTRTRTSVMDRQARRLISKREKDDSNDDMEEGEPGSDSDFELDAKKEASKQTPSSTGSDKLTPGRTGPVKKESLGAQYRHHPLRARRRPPKGMHLEQADITSLSASHDAGVMTIRQLDTQLVSLKRQVQSIKQMNSSLKQSLSEGVSSMRPSEGTLKMNSRWTSEEQLLAVQAIRRYGKDFSAIAEVIGTKTSAQVSSFFVSYRRRFNLDEVLREWAAEQVACTRDQRASDELIPPPEGGAEEDEVSSGSFTLLTAAVHLHECSATHPQMKMEDSPSDTAGSSSPPSSTQTASSLSQPPPLLRPAPPSAPPSLLRQPPPLQTRPLQNRTPHNHPPPPLIRPAVSTSGSTTSQMPPSLVGLKMEQPTSH